GAGGAGAGAAAAATTAGCCTTTATCGCCGTGATTTAGAGCATCGCTATAGTGCCCTTGGCATAGGCCAGGTTAGCCGATGTTCAACCGAGTCAAGGTTTTGGGACCGACTATCCCATCGGTCACGAGCCTTTGGGATGCCTGAAACTGCTTCACAGCCTGTTCCGTATTGGGACCGAAGACCCCATCAATACTGACCCGCTGACCTGCCTTGGCCAGGGCCTGTTGCACCTGACGCACGTCGTTCCCGGTAAGGTAGGGCTCTGTTAGATACAGCACCCGCATCAGCAGGCAACTCCAAGTCTTGGACCCCACTACCCCGTCAACAGCCAGGCCATTGACCTGTTGGAAGCGTTCCACCGCCAGCTTCGTCGCCGGCCCAAAGACACCATCTACCACCAGCCCTGCCCCCTTGCGGTGCAGACATTCCTGGGCTTGCTTAACATCTTCTCCCTGCAGGTAGGGATTAGTGAGATACAGGGTACGGCGATCAGTGGCCGTTGGCGTCGTCGGGGCCGTGGCCACCGGGCTAGAACGCCCCTGCAGATAGGCCTGGGCCTGCTGGCTCAAGCGGGCCCCCGAGCCATAGGTGCGGCCACTAGCAAGATAGTCACGTCCGGCTGCACTGAGAGATACTCCGGAGGTGCCCGAGAGAAATAGATTCGCCTCCGACAGTCGCCGTCGCAGCAACCCTTCTTCGACGTTGCTGCCGGGGTTGCGGTAGAGAACCAGGGCGGCTTCAATCTGGTCCCACTGGCGTTTTTGCAAGACCCGAGTAATGGTCTCAAAGCCGCGGTTGCCGTAGAAATGGGCTCCCAGGTTATAGGCAAAACTGAGGATGGCGCCCTGTTGCGGTTCAGTTAGGCTAGACCAGACTGGAATTTTCTCTAGGGGGGGCAAGAAGGCTGCTTCCACATGCCAGGTCAACAGGGCATCAGCCTCTGCCTGGCTAATCCGCTCGCCGAGTTGAAAGGGGCTGCCATCCCGCTTGCGAGTGTTGCCCCAGCCGATGGTGTAGGGTTTGCCGCCAGTGCGGGGGTCGGGATAGGCTTCCAGACGACAGCCCTCAAATTGTTTAATCATGGCAACGCCAGCCTGAGGCACCCTGGCCATGGAGCATTCCTCCCAAAGGGGTCACCTGTTGAGGATACTGAGGAGATCCCCGGGATGCTGTAGCTTGCAATGGTTTGTAACTGTTCTCAATGTCTAGGACTCGGCAGCAGAGTACTCGATCGACTCATTCCCCTCAGCTGGCAGCAGAATTCCCAATACCTGGATCGCTTGCCTCAGAGGACATTTGAAAACTCGGCTGAAAGCCCTGTAGGGCAAGCGTTTTAGAGCGTATGGCTCTGTTGGCCAGAATCCAGTCTGGAGCAAGGTTGCAGGGTACTTTCCAAATATCTTCTCAGCCCAATGGCAGAATAAATCAGATGCCATTTAACAGCACCCTAGGACAGAACTTAGATCATGACTATGCATGCCCATCTTCAAGCTGCCCTGAGCCAAGGACGAGCCCTCAAAATTATCAGTGGATTGACTAATTTTGACACCGATCGGGTCGCCGCCGTGGTACGGGCAGCCCAACAGGGCGGCGCCACTTTCGTCGATATCGCCGCCGATGCCAATTTAGTGCGGTTGGCCCGTCGCCTCAGCGATTTGCCCATTTGCGTCTCTGCCGTAGAGCCGGAGGCCTTTCTGACTCCCCTAGAGGCCGGGGCCGACATGCTTGAGATTGGTAACTTCGATGCGTTTTATGCTCAAGGACGGCGGTTTGCAGCTGCGGAAGTCCTAGAGCTAACCTACCGCACCCGAACCCTAGTGGGCGATGTGCCCCTATCGGTGACTGTCCCCCATATCCTGCCTCTAGATCAGCAGGTGCAGTTGGCCGAGGAATTAGTGGCAGCGGGTGCTGACCTGATTCAGACCGAAGGCGGCACCAGCAGTCAGCCAAGCCACGGTGGCACCCTAGGCCTGATCGAAAAAGCCGCGCCTACCCTAGCTGCCGCCTATGAAATCTCTCGAGCGGTTGAGGTTCCCGTGCTCTGTGCCTCAGGCCTATCCCACGTGACTGCAACCATGGCCATCGCTGCCGGGGCGGCGGGCATCGGCGTAGGATCTGCCGTAAACAGGCTGGACAATGATGTGGCCATGGTCGCGGTAGTGCGCCAGTTAGCCGAGGCCCTGCAGGCGGTTAGTCGTCGTTCGGTTGGCGTCTAGTCCTGATATCCCATCTGGACAACGGCACCGTTTGTCAATACTGAGCCCCTGGTAGGGATGCGGTATATCCCGTCCCTACCAGGGCGGGGGCAAGTCCTCAGCCAGCGGATGAGTTGGTCTTGGTCTTGGCCTCTAGACTCTCTAAGCGGCTCTTGAGGTCCTGGTTGGCTCGCTTCAGTTCATCAATCTCCTGCTGCAGGGTCTGCACCGCTTCATCCTTATCGATCGCTTTTTGCACTGTCTGGACGGCCTCTTCGGCCCGGCGGCGCACCCGGCCATCGGGGGTGTGATCGGCGAGGGATTGCAGCACTTTGATAGCTCCTGGCGTTTCCATGCTGCCGAGGGCACTGACTACGGCTACCTGAGTCAGGAAGAAGGTCTCGCGCGACAGCAGATCTAACTGATCTAGAATCCGTTCGATGGCTGCTTTGCCCTGGCCGGTGGAGATTTTGCCCAGGGCGCGGATGGCTGTGAGCCTTAGAGGTTGGGGGACTCCGGCCTGGGTGTAGGGCATTAGCAGTGTCAGAGCCGCCTCCGAGGTCTTGAATTGGCTTACGCCCCTAATCGCCCCAGAACGCACGGTCTCATTCCAACCGGCGCGCTCTTGCAGGACCTGCTCTAACATTTGCAGACCTTGCGGCTGCTGCGACTGTCCATCTAGGGGAGTCGCGGCAACCTTACCCAGGGCTTCCGCCGCCGCTGCCTCGACATAGTAGCTCGGATCTCCCGAGTCTAGTAGGGCGTATAGCGCCTGATAGCTAGCCATGGTTTTCACCTGGCCTAGGGCATTGGCGACGGCACGGCGTACTCGTGGATGGACGTCAGCCAGCCCGTTAATGAGGCTATCGACGGCTTGATCAAGCTTGACAGAGGCCAGCTGCTCGGCCACCTCGGCTCGGACTCCCCAGAAGGGATCTGATTCTAAGGCAGTAGCTAGCGCCCTGACGGCCTCTAGATTGCCTTTTTTTGCGATCGCATCCGCTGCGTCAATCCGCGACAGCGGGTCAGGATCATCCTGTAACTGGGCCTTGAGTTCAGGCAGTGGATAGTTCAGAGTTACCGTCTTTAAGGTATGGCTGCCCTGATCAAAACTGACAAACGTCGGTTTTTTAGCCAGCGGGAAGAAGAAACTCTGCTCCTGCTCATGGATCCGCACCGTGAACGATTGCAGCGTCACTTGTCCAGTCTCATCCCTATAGCCAAAGGCAATGGGCATCTTCAGATCGAACAGGCCCTTTTCCGTCCCAGTCTTGCCCTCCTGGGCCTGGGTCTGGGTCACCGTGACCTGGGCCAAACAGCTATCCTTGTCCCAGCTATAGGTCACCTTGTAGTCGGGATATCCTCCCCGAAAGACATACTGATCGAAGAGAGGGCGTAGGTTACGGCCGGTGGCCCGATCGATGGCCCGAATCAGATCCACCGTTTCTACAGTGCGGTGAGCATTGTCGCGCACAAAGGTATGAATCGCCTGTTGAAACAACTCATCGCCCAATGCCTGGTGAATCATGTGATACACGCAGGCGCCCTTTTCATAAATGTGACCGTCATAGAGCTCAATGGCTTCCCGATAGACATGGGTCACCATGGGGCGGCGATAGCGACTCTTGTCCTCGGAGACATAGCTTCGGATCTCATCAAGCCGATAATAATTGGCCTCATCTGCCCCATATTCATGCGCCGTCCACAGCACCTCGGCATAGCTGGCCATGCCCTCTTTAATCCAGGCATGGGACCAGTGGTTGATGACCAGCAAGTCTCCAAACCATTGATGCGCTAACTCATGGGCCACCAACATCTCGGAGTTGCGATTGTCTAGGGCAGCCCGCTCATCGAGGAGACAGCGATCGGTAAGGAGGGTGCAGGAGGTGTTCTCCATGCCGCCAAAGATAAAATCAGCGGCACATACCTGAGCATATTTGGGATAGGGATAGTCATAGCCAAAAACCTGACTAAAGAAGGCCAGCATCTGAGGGGTTTTGCCCAGGGTGCGTTGGGCATCGGCCTGTCGTCCCTTGTCGACATGGTAGGTAACTGGCACCGCCTGCCAGTGATCTTGAATCAGATCAAAGTTCCCTACAGCCAAGGCCATCAGGTAGGTCGGGTGAACCTGCCGTTGTACCCAGTGATAGACCTTAAAATCCCCTTCTTCTTCGGTAGCGACCAGCTCTCCATTGGCCACCGCTTGGTAGGGCTGTGGCACCTTCACCCGGATTTCTGAGGTTGATAGTTGACCCGGGTAGTCAAAGCAGGGGAACCAGTAGCGAGAGTCTTCATCTTCCCCTTGCGTCCAAACCTGCACCGGTTTATCGGGATAATGGTGATCGGGGCCAATGAAATACATGCCGCGCTGGGGGGCCTCAACCCGATAAGCAATCGTCAGGGTAACAGGCTGGTCCACCACTAGCGGAGTGGGCAAATTAATTGATAGTTCTTCTCCGTCATGATCGAAGGACCGGGCCGCGCCATCGACCGCAAGCGATTGAATCTCCAGGGCAACCGCATCTAGGGTGAGCCGATCGACGCCATTACGGATTGGATTAAGGCGAATAGAACAGGTGCCACTGCATTTTTTTTGGGCAATATCGAGGGCCAGGTCAAGGGCAATATGGTCTACCTGAGCAGGCCGATCCGGATTGTAATGGGGTCGAGCGCCAGGTAGTTCAAAGGAATTCGGCTCATTATCGGCGGCAGTATAACAGTGGATGTTCAGCATGGCGGCAAGCAGTGTGGACAACCTAGACGCAACGGGAGACCCCCGAGACAGGGACTACCCAGTAGGGCCAGGGAGAGTAAAAGACCTACCCACCAGCGTAGCGTTTTCTCGAACCGGTTAAGGAGGACTGCAGCAGGCTAATATAGCGTTAGCCGCCAATGACATACGGCACACATCGTGCTACGATCGGTGGATGAAGCCTATCGTATGGAATCCCGACAAGAACGACATCCTCAAGGCTCAGAGAGGTGTCTCCTTTGAAGATGTCGTGTTCCATATTCAGGCTGGCGACATCCTCAGTACGGTCGACCACCCGAATCAGGATCGCTATCCCGGGCAGCGGATCCATGTGATAGAAATTGAGAACTATGTGTATCTCGTCCCGTTCATTGAATCGGATGATGAAGTCTTTCTAAAGACCATCATTCCGAGCCGGAAGGCAACGAAGAAGTACAGAGGCACGAAAGATGAGTGAATTGGATCAGGAAGAGAAGGAAATCCTTGAAGCGTATGAGGCTGGGAAGCTAAAGCGCACCGAGGGCGCCGCGCAAATCCAGAAGCGTCACAGGGAGTATGCTGAGGCCATGTTCAGAAAGGATGCAAGGATCAACATTCGCCTATCGTCGAAGGACCTTCGCGGGCTACAAAAGCGCGCCCTTGCGGAAGGTATCCCGTATCAAACGTTAATTGCCAGCGTCCTTCACAAGTACGTTGAGGGTAGGCTCCGTGAGGCCGACGGCTAACAGAGTAGAACGGGTAAAGCTAGTCCACACCCCGTTGCGCCGATCCCGGGGAGAACGTCCAAGATCAAGCGCTATTACTGGCGTGAGCTGGCTTGCCGCACGATGGAAATCTATTCGGCCTGGCGTGGCGCCCTAGCCCAGCAGATCCATGAGATCGCTAATGGAGTCCAACGCGACGTCAGGGATGACCTCAGAGCGGGCCGTTAGCTGCGGACGATACTTACCTGTCTTGACCAAAATGCCTGGCATGCCCATGGCCTGGGCACCGCCGACATCGGCCTCAATGTCATCCCCGACCATAGCCACCTGATCGGAGGATAACTTCAAGTCGTTCAAGGCTAGCTTAAAGAAGGAGGGAGAGGGTTTGCCCACGATAACCGCTGAGCGATCCGTCGCGTATTCTAAGCCGGTGACGAAGGCACCGATATCGAGCGAGAGGCCCGCTTCCCACTGCCAGTACTTACCCTTATGCAGGGCCACCAGCTCGGCCCCCTGCATGATTAGTCGGAAGGCTCGATTGAGGGTGCGATAGTTCCAGGCATCTCCCATGTCGCCAAGT
This portion of the Halomicronema hongdechloris C2206 genome encodes:
- a CDS encoding peptidoglycan-binding protein, whose translation is MARVPQAGVAMIKQFEGCRLEAYPDPRTGGKPYTIGWGNTRKRDGSPFQLGERISQAEADALLTWHVEAAFLPPLEKIPVWSSLTEPQQGAILSFAYNLGAHFYGNRGFETITRVLQKRQWDQIEAALVLYRNPGSNVEEGLLRRRLSEANLFLSGTSGVSLSAAGRDYLASGRTYGSGARLSQQAQAYLQGRSSPVATAPTTPTATDRRTLYLTNPYLQGEDVKQAQECLHRKGAGLVVDGVFGPATKLAVERFQQVNGLAVDGVVGSKTWSCLLMRVLYLTEPYLTGNDVRQVQQALAKAGQRVSIDGVFGPNTEQAVKQFQASQRLVTDGIVGPKTLTRLNIG
- a CDS encoding DUF561 domain-containing protein is translated as MTMHAHLQAALSQGRALKIISGLTNFDTDRVAAVVRAAQQGGATFVDIAADANLVRLARRLSDLPICVSAVEPEAFLTPLEAGADMLEIGNFDAFYAQGRRFAAAEVLELTYRTRTLVGDVPLSVTVPHILPLDQQVQLAEELVAAGADLIQTEGGTSSQPSHGGTLGLIEKAAPTLAAAYEISRAVEVPVLCASGLSHVTATMAIAAGAAGIGVGSAVNRLDNDVAMVAVVRQLAEALQAVSRRSVGV
- a CDS encoding antitoxin, translated to MSELDQEEKEILEAYEAGKLKRTEGAAQIQKRHREYAEAMFRKDARINIRLSSKDLRGLQKRALAEGIPYQTLIASVLHKYVEGRLREADG
- a CDS encoding M1 family metallopeptidase is translated as MLNIHCYTAADNEPNSFELPGARPHYNPDRPAQVDHIALDLALDIAQKKCSGTCSIRLNPIRNGVDRLTLDAVALEIQSLAVDGAARSFDHDGEELSINLPTPLVVDQPVTLTIAYRVEAPQRGMYFIGPDHHYPDKPVQVWTQGEDEDSRYWFPCFDYPGQLSTSEIRVKVPQPYQAVANGELVATEEEGDFKVYHWVQRQVHPTYLMALAVGNFDLIQDHWQAVPVTYHVDKGRQADAQRTLGKTPQMLAFFSQVFGYDYPYPKYAQVCAADFIFGGMENTSCTLLTDRCLLDERAALDNRNSEMLVAHELAHQWFGDLLVINHWSHAWIKEGMASYAEVLWTAHEYGADEANYYRLDEIRSYVSEDKSRYRRPMVTHVYREAIELYDGHIYEKGACVYHMIHQALGDELFQQAIHTFVRDNAHRTVETVDLIRAIDRATGRNLRPLFDQYVFRGGYPDYKVTYSWDKDSCLAQVTVTQTQAQEGKTGTEKGLFDLKMPIAFGYRDETGQVTLQSFTVRIHEQEQSFFFPLAKKPTFVSFDQGSHTLKTVTLNYPLPELKAQLQDDPDPLSRIDAADAIAKKGNLEAVRALATALESDPFWGVRAEVAEQLASVKLDQAVDSLINGLADVHPRVRRAVANALGQVKTMASYQALYALLDSGDPSYYVEAAAAEALGKVAATPLDGQSQQPQGLQMLEQVLQERAGWNETVRSGAIRGVSQFKTSEAALTLLMPYTQAGVPQPLRLTAIRALGKISTGQGKAAIERILDQLDLLSRETFFLTQVAVVSALGSMETPGAIKVLQSLADHTPDGRVRRRAEEAVQTVQKAIDKDEAVQTLQQEIDELKRANQDLKSRLESLEAKTKTNSSAG
- a CDS encoding BrnT family toxin, whose protein sequence is MKPIVWNPDKNDILKAQRGVSFEDVVFHIQAGDILSTVDHPNQDRYPGQRIHVIEIENYVYLVPFIESDDEVFLKTIIPSRKATKKYRGTKDE
- a CDS encoding TIGR01458 family HAD-type hydrolase; the protein is MTSLPSVHGLLLDLNGVFYVANRPLDGAVEMIQALKTTSMNYRFVTNNTTESTQSLSQSLKSIGLPIEPHEIISAAYAAVLYLQQLGSPKIYPLLSDDAKQDFADFPYSDTNADVVVLGDMGDAWNYRTLNRAFRLIMQGAELVALHKGKYWQWEAGLSLDIGAFVTGLEYATDRSAVIVGKPSPSFFKLALNDLKLSSDQVAMVGDDIEADVGGAQAMGMPGILVKTGKYRPQLTARSEVIPDVALDSISDLMDLLG